The region AAATTTTATAGAGCGAAATTTTACCTTTGTCGGTTCAAAACCACTTTTGCAAAATTTAAAAGATTATAAAACGGCTGATTATGAAAATTTTGCTGATATTAAAAATTTTCTAAGCTCACTCACAAGCATTCAAAGTAAAATTTTAAGTGGCGAGATAGGCTACGTTGGTGATGGTCTAACAAGCGTAGAGCTTAAATTTGCACCTGAATGCTTTTATGATCTTTTAAAATTTATGGTTGAAAATGTCCCACAACATCACTATTTTTGCAGCCTAAAAGAGGGCTGGATATTACTCATTGCGATGGAGGGATACGTAGAATTTGGCGTTTTAGATAAACAAACTTTTTGAATAAATTTACACGCAAATTTAAAAATAAATTCCGTCCATAAAAGTCCTAAAATTTAGCAAAAAAGTCAAATTTACACGCAAGCATCGCCTTTTGCTAGCAAAATTTAATCATTTTTTTTATATAATCCAAATTTTTCACAAAGGTAGATAATATGGATAGAAAATCGTGGAGTTCAAGACTTACATATATTTTAGCTGTTGCAGGGGCTACGGTCGGCTTTGGCGCGACGTGGCGGTTTCCTTACTTGGTCGGTCAAAACGGCGGCGGGGCCTATGTTCTCGTGTTTTGCATAGCGATGATAGTCATTGGTATTCCTATGATTTTGGTTGAAAACGCCATCGGCAGGCGACTAAAGTGCAACGCCGTAGACGCATTTGGCGGCACGATAAATGGCAAAAAGATCAGCAAAAAGTGGCAGATAGTGGGCTGGATGGGGCTTGTGGGCGCATTTGGCATTATGGCTTATTATATGGTTATCGGTGGCTGGGTCTTAAACTATATCGCTCAAATTTCATTTGGCCTGCTTGATCTCTCGCACATCGTGAGCTTTGAGCAAACTAGCGCATTTTACGAGCAAAATATCGTCAGCAACCCACTAGCCATCAGCTTTGCGACCCTTGTTTTTGTGCTAGTTAATTACGCTATCTTGGTGCAAGGCGCAGTTGGCGGCATCGAGCGCTCAGCAAAATACCTAATGCCACTTCTTTTTATCTTAATGCTAGTCATGATCGCTAAAAATATCACGCTTGGGGGTGCGATGGAGGGTGTGAAATTTTACTTAACGCCTGATTTTTCAAAGATAAACTTAAAACTTTTTGTTGAGGTCTTGGGGCAGGTTTTCTTTGCGCTTTCGCTTGGATTTGGCGTGATGATAACGCTCTCAAGCTTTGTGAAAAAAGACGAAGGCTTAGTTAAAATTTCTATCATCACAGGCATCTTAAACACCGTCATAGCCGTGCTTGCTGGCTTTATGATATTTCCGTCGCTCTTTAGCTACGGAGTCTCGCCAGATAGCGGTCCTAGCCTAGTTTTCAAGTCGCTTCCGATCGTCTTTTCGCACATGCCGTTTGGCGGATTTTTCGCGGTGGCGTTTTTCGCGCTTCTTATGATAGCTGCGCTTACGACGTCGCTACCGATATATGAAGTAATCATTACAACGCTGCAAGAGAAATTTAAGATAAAACGCAAAAAAGCGATATTTTTAGTGCTTAGCGTCATTTTCGTGCTAGGAAATTTACCATCACTTATGGCTACAAATTTACTAAGCCACGTGAGTATCTTTGGTAAAAATATCTTTGACGCATACGACGCAATAAGTGCTACCATATTTTTCGTGCTAACCTCACTTGGATGTGCGATATTTGTGGGCTGGGTGCTAAAAGATGAAGCGAAAAAAGAGATCTTGCAAGGCAGTGAAAAATACGCAAAGCTTATAAATATTTGGTTTTTCTATATCAAATTTATCGTGCCTTTTGTCATTTTGGTGCTATTTATCAGCAGTTTTTACGACAACTTTTTGAAGTAAAATATGCGTGAGCTTGTAAATTTTGATAGTGGTGAGCGCCTAAGACTTAGCGTAGAAGATAATGCCTTAGTGAGCATGAGCCAAAAAGGCGGCAAAACAAAGCAGAGTAAAAAAGAATTTGCAAGCGAGACGGAGGCTAAAAAAGCCTGCGTCAAAAAAGAGTGGGAGAGCCTAAAAAAGGGCTTTAACTTGCAAGATAGCGAGGCAAAGACTGGTGAAGCGAGTCTGCACGTTTATATCGGCGGCGGATACACTGGAGCGCTCTCGTTTGCAGGCTTAAGAGATGAAATTTACGTTTATAAAAGTGGCGGTCAAAAAGATGGAGGCAAGCCTAGCGATCTTTTGGTGAAGCTTGATCGAAACGGCACTATAAAAGAGCAGATCGCCTTGCCAAAGCCGCTCGCGTGGCATGCCGAGCATGTAGGCGAAAATTTACTTTTAGACCTTGACCATGAAATTTACATTTTTGAGCCAAAAGATGCTAAATTTCGTGAAATTTTAGCCGAGCAAAATCTCAAGCGAAATAACGAGATAGCAAGCTTTATCTGTGCTTCAAACGGCGTGGCTATTTTTGGTATGTTTGGGCAGATTTTTACTTTTTGTGAGGGTAAAATTTCAAAACTTGGCGAGTATAAATGCAGCACAAAAAACCACGTGCCGATACTTTGCACAGCTCTTAGTGCGGATGCTAGCATGCTTGCTCTTTGCACCAAAGAAAATGAGCTGCAAATTTTAAATGCAAAAAATGGCGAAATTTTAAGCGAGCTAAGAGCAGAATTTGGCGTGCTAGATAAAATTTGCTTTTTGGACGAAAAGACGCTTTTACTTAGGCAACATCTTGAAAACAAGCTATTAAGCCTTGATATCAAGAGTGCAAAGGTGACAAAGCAGCCTTGGATAAAGGATGAGTACCTAAGAGCGAGCGAGTTTTGCGCGGAGGCTGGCAAGCTTGTGGTGATAGATCAAAGCAGGGGCTATGCTATCAATCTAAAAAGTGGTGATGTGAGAGCTGAATTTACGCTAGATCATGTCGTGAAAAGCTGCGAGGCTAAATTTATAGATGGCAAGCTCGCAGTTAGAACGGACTATGGCTGCTTTAGTCTTTATGAAATTTAAGGGAGAATATGTTTTATACACTTTTATCTATCTATATTTTTTATGTGATTTTTAAGCTTTTTTTGGCGAATTTGCAGATCGGCTTTGTAAGAGCTGAAGCCAAAAAAGAGCCAGTGGTGCTTGAAGAGAGCGAATACAAAAACGCTGCAGACGCCGCCGTGACAAATCTAAAATTTGAAATTTTTAGCCTCATCTATCACGCCGTTATCTTCTTTGTGTGGATAAGTTTTGGGCTAAAAATGCTCTCAAACGCTTGCATAAAAGAGGGCACTACGTTTGAAAATATCATCTTTGTGATGAGCTTTTTGCTGATCTCGTCGCTGCTTGATCTGCCGCTAAATATATACGAGAGCTTTGTAAAAGATAAAAAACTTGGCTTTTCAAATATGAGTGCAAAGATATTTTTGGTTGATACTATTAAGTCGCTAGCGCTAATGCTCATTTTTGGCTCGGCTTTCGTCTGGCTCGTGCTTTTATGTATAAATTTTCTTGGCGATTTTTGGTGGTTTTGGGCGTTTTTGCTAAGTTTTGGCATCGCTTTAATTATAAATTTAATATATCCAACGCTCATCGCACCTATCTTTAACAAAATGTCACCGCTTGAAGATGGCGAACTAAAGGGCAAGATAGAGGGTTTGCTTACAAAATGTGGCTTTAAAAGTAGCGGCGTTTTTACGATAGATGCTAGCAAGCGCGACAACCGCTTAAATGCCTATTTTGGCGGGCTTGGAGCGACAAAGCGAGTGGTGCTTTTTGACACGCTGATAAAAAAGCTAAGCACCGCAGAGATCGTGGCGGTTTTGGGGCACGAGCTTGGGCACTTTAAGCATAAAGATATTCTAAAGATGATAGCGCTAAGTGCCATTATGCTATTTTGTCTATTTTTCATCTTTGGAAACGTTGGCGCAAGCGCATACGAGGCGATAGGACTTGGGCAAAATGGCGCTAGCATCATCATCTTTTTGGTGCTTTTCTCGCCTATTTTTAGCTTTCTTTTTTCGCCGATCATTTCGCACTTTAGCCGCAAAAATGAATTTGGCGCAGATAGATTTTCAAAAGAAATTTCAAACAAAACTGACATGATAAACGCCCTAACCAAGCTTGGCAGCGAAAACAAAGCATTTCCAAAGTCGCATTGGCTTTACTCATTTGTCTATCACTCGCATCCAAGCCTTTTTGAGCGGATAAATGAGCTAGAAAATGAGAGTTGAAGAGGCTCTAAGAGAAGCAAATTTAAGGCTAAAGCCACTTTGTGAGAACCCAAGCAGGGTGACTAAAATTTTGCTCATGAGCTACCTTGATGTGACCGTTGAGTGGATATTTTTAAACCAAAAGAGCGAATTTGATGAGAGCGGCTACTTTGCCCTTGTAAAGCGCTTTGAAAGCTACGAGCCACTTGAGTACATTACCGGCAAGGCTGGCTTTTATGGGCTGGAGTTTGAGGTAGAAAGTGGCGTTTTGATACCGCGCCCTGAGACTGAAATTTTAGTCGATAAAGTGCTAGAGATAGCAAGCAACTACAAAGCGCCAAAGATCGCTGAGATCGGCACTGGTAGCGGGATAATAAGCGTCATGCTTGCCCTTAAAACAAACGCTAAAATAGTAGCCACCGATATAAACGAAAAGGCTCTAAAACTAGCTAAAAAAAATGCGCTCAAATTTAATGTAAGTGATAAAATCGACTTTGTAAAATGCTCATACATAGATGAAATTTCAGGCGATATCGACATTTTGGTCTCAAACCCACCTTATATCGCGCGAGACTATAAGCTTGATAAATTTGTGATAAATGAGCCGCATGAGGCGCTATTTGGCGGCGAGGTCGGAGATGAAATTTTAAAAAACATCATCCTTATCGCTAGAAATCGCAGCATAAAAAATATCGCCTGCGAGATGGGATATGATCAAAGAGCTAGCATGGAGATGGCGCTAAAATTTAATGGCTTTAAAAGCACATTTTACAAGGACTTAGCAGGCTTTGACAGGGGCTTTTGCGCGAGATTAAAACTATAAAGGAGAGAGGTTGAGAAGTATCTATTTTTTACTATTAGCAGCGGTGATCGGCACTGAGCTAACGCTTGGAATTTTGGTCGCACCAGTCATATTTTTCCCGCAAAGCATCATAGGCGAGGGGGTGCTCACGCATTTTATGAGCGGGCAGATGATGACAAAGATATTTTTAAAATTTAACTATGTTTTGCTATTTGTAAGCGCATTTGTGGCAGTTAGCGAGCTCTTTGATCTAAGAAAAAAGCTTGCATTTTCACTAAAATTTAGCACATTTATGCTCTCGTTTTTAAACTTAGCCCTAGCACTTAGCTTTGTCTTTATCTTTACGCCTTTTATCGTGCAGGCTCAGGACCTTGGCACAGAGGCGACGCAGACAGCGGAGTTTGCCAAGATGCACAGCACAAGCGAATATGTGATGAAAGTGATGCTTGTTTTGCAGCTCATTTTGTTTTTTGTGAAATTTAAGATCAGCCAAGATGAACGCCAAGCCTGATATCCAAATCTTAACAAATTTTCTCGCCGAATACACGACAGCGATGGTGAGCGCTGGCACATACACTGCGCGCGTAGAAAAGTGCGTCGACCGCATAGCTAAGCACTACGGATACGACGTTAGCGTGACCATTTTTGTGAAGTATTTTACCATTAGCGTGATGGACTCACAGGATAACTCCTTGCGCCGAACTTATGTGAGAAAGATCCCTCTAGGGCAGGTTAGCTTTAATAGAATTTCCGAGCTATCCTCACTTAGCTGGCAAATTTTAGATGAGGGTTTAAGTTTAGACGAAGCTAAAGAGAGCTTTGATAGTGTAATGAGTGTCAGTGCAAATAAATTTGCTAGCTCACTTATCTTGATAAGCCTTGCAAATGCGGCATTTTGCAGACTTTTTGGAGGCGATGCTGGCTCGGTTGTTTGCATATTTTTTGCAACGCTTGTTGGCTACACTCTTAAATTTGCCCTTGCAAAAATGGGCGTAAATTTAAAAATTCAATACGTCCTGACATCCTTTGTCGTCTCATTTATCGCCTATCTTGGCGTATCTTACGGGCTTACACATACAAGCGACGTGGCGATAGGCTCGTCTGTGCTCTTTATGATGCCTGGCGTTTTTCTCATAAATTCAGTCTTTGACATCCTAAATGATAACACCCTTGTTGGCATCAGTAGAGCCATAAGCACGGGTATCCTCATACTTTGCATGGCTGTTGGCGTCTATATCACGCTAACGCTTAGCAGCGCGGAGATATTAAATGTTTGAGCTTTTAAGTGAAACGCTTGTAGATGCTGGCTTTGCTGCGGTGGCTGGGCTGGGCTTTGCCTATGCTAGCTCGCCTCCAAAAAGAACTCTCATCTTTTGCGCTTTGCTTGCTGCATTTGCGCATGCTAGCCGCTTTTGGATCATGCAGATGGGATTTTTTAACATCAGTGTCGCAACGCTCATTGTCTCTTTTATGAGCGGAATTTTAGGCATGCTCTTTGCCAAACGGCTAAAGGTGCCAGCTGAGATCATCGCATTTCCAGCGCTTTTGCCGATGGTGCCAGGAGTTTTTGCGTATAAGGGGATATTGGCACTTTTTTCATTTTTAAATGAGACAAGTATCGCTAAGAAAAACGAATATCTAATCATATTTTTTGATAACGCTATCACGACTACGACGGTCTCACTAGCCTTAGGTGTGGGCGTTTCGGTGGTGCTTATTTTATTTTATGATCAGTCGCTTACGATAACTAGAGGCGCTAAAGGCAAGCCTAGTAAGAGCAAATAAAATTTAAAGGAGCTTTGCTGTGAAGATAAGAATTTATTACGAAGATACCGATGCAGGCGGTATTGTCTATCATACAAACTATATTAAATATTGCGAGCGAGCCAGAAGCGAGGCGTTTTTTGAGGCTGGGCTAAATTTCACAAAAGAGGGCGGATACTTTGTCGTTTCAGCTCTTGAGGCTAAATTTCTCGCTTCAGCCGTGCTTGGCGATGAGGTTGTTGTGAGAACAAAGCTCATAGAGCTTAAAAAGGCAAGCCTTGTTTTAGAGCAAGAAATTTATAAATTTGATGAAAAAGATGCCGAAAAAGTGCTCTTTAAAGCGACTATCACGCTAGCTTTTATGAAAGAGGGCAGACTAGCAAAGATAGATGAGAGCATGAAAACTTTTATAAATGAGGTTAAATTTTAGCAAGCAAAACTGCTAAATCCCGCTTGTGCTGTTTTGCTCCTGCGAATTTGCCTCATTAAAGTGATCGCTTTTTGTATCATAAATTTTCACATCATATAAAACTTGCGAGCCTTCAACCCTCTCTGTGAAAATTTTGCTGGCACTTTTGTTTATAAAATTTGTATAGATATACTCCACTCCCAAGGCACTTGAGTAGCCGATCTGTGAGTATCTAAAATCAACTCCAAAAAGATCTCCAAGCCCTAAAAATCTCTCATCAAGCGAATTTAGCGAATTTGCCACAAAGAGGTTTTGCCTGTCTCTTTGCGTGATGGCGCTAAAGATATTTGGCAAGAAATTTATCTGCGTGCTTAAAAGCGCGTAAGGCTTTATCTCAAAGCCTCTCATCTGCGTTGCTACAAGAGAAGCTTTAACTATAGGGATGTTTAAAAAGACGCTTGCGTTATCAAATTTAGACTTTTTGCTTAAAGTGTTGTTTAAATTTATATCTTTGCCAGTGATCGAGCTCTCGTAGTAGTCGCTACTTTGCATGCGTACATACTCGTTTAGCTTTTGTGCTAGCGCGCTGCCATCGTCAAAGGCGACTATTTTTTCGTTGGCAAAAGCGAGCAGGGCTGAAATTTGCGCTTTGTAATCAACTCCGCCAAAGATCAAATTTGGCTTTGGAGCTGTCACAAAAGAGCTATGAACGCTTGGGATGTAGATGAGTTCGTTTGGCAAGATGAGAGAATTTACCATGTTTGCGCCATTTTGAGTAAGGGCTGCTATGAAGTAGATAAAACCCTCGTTTCTAGCGTTTTGAAGCGCGTTTTGAAGGCTAGGCAAACTTTCGTCGCTGCTATTTATAAATTTCACTTCAACATTTGCATCTTGCTTTAAGATGTAGCTCAAAATAGCGTTTGATACGACATTTGCGTATGATTTTATGATCTTTTGTGGGATAATAACTGCGATCTTTTGTGCGCCATCAAGCTTTAAAACAGCCTCGCCGCCAAGCGATGTGTAAAGCTCCAAAAGCGCGCTATCATCTATCTTTGCTGGCTCAAATCTCGCCATAAAACTAGCAAGCATATCGCTCTTTACAAGCTCGTTTAGGCAAGAGATGTCGCAAAATTCTGGCTCTAAATTTATGTAAGTGATCTTTGCTGGTGGGATATTTGAGAGGCTTTGATTTTTTGTGATGTTGCTTTCAAATTTTGGCTCGTCAGTAAGCGTGTCTTGCATCTCATCTTGTGCCGCAAAAAGGCTCGCAAATATAGCTAGAAAAAGTAAAAATTTTCTCATATCACTCCCTTGATTTTTCTCAAATCATCTATGTAAATTTTCTCAAAACTTGGGTTTTTACTGATCCACTCTGGTGAAAAAGTTGGCATTATAAACCTGCTATTATCTTTTAAGATACTTCCTCTTATGCCTGAAAATCCGCCCTTTGAGAGCAAATTTGGATAAAGATGCATGAAAGCTTCCTCTCCTAAAGTGATGATAATTTTTGGCTTAATAAGCCTTATCTCTTCTAAAAGATATGGCCTACAAAGCTCAAATGAGCTCTTTAACGCTGGATTTTTCGCGTCACTATTTGAAATTTCACAGCGTAAAAGCAAGCTTATATAAACACTATCTTTTTCTAAATTTAAGCCATTATTTATAGCTTTTTCTAAAATTTTGCCGCTTGTGCCTTCAAAATAATCATCTTTTTTGCAAAGCGAGATAAACATTATCTTGCTATTTTTATCGCCAAAGCCAGTAAAAACGCACTTTGAGCTATTTCTTAAAAAGCAAAGAGAGCACTTTTTTATCTCACTATTTAGCTCGTCTATGTTGTTATAATCTTGATATTTGCTTAAATTAAGAAAATTTTCATCTATAAAATTGTAACCGATCGCTTTTAAAAAAAGTAATTTTTCTAAGAGATCTTTATTTTTATGAAATTTCATTTTTGGATTATAACTTGATTTACTTAAAGTTTAAATTATAGTTTTTTCGGGCTGATTTATTCAAAGGAATTTAAGTATTGCTTTGATAAAATCCCACTTTTTATATTAACTTTAAGGATAGAAATGAAAAGGACTTATCAACCTCATAAAACCCCTAAAAAACGCACTCACGGCTTTCGTTTAAGAATGAAAACTAAAAATGGCCGCAAGGTTATCAACGCTAGACGTGCTAAAGGTAGAAAAAGATTGGCTGCTTAGCTGGTTTTGAGTCACTAAGTGACTCGAGAGAATTTTCTCAGGTTTATAAAGAGGCCAGTAAATGGCACTGCGACGCTTGCGTAGTTTTTTATAAACCTACAATTGAAAAAAAATTAGCAGTTGTTGCTAGCAAAAAAGTGGGAAAAGCAGTAGTTAGAAATAGAGCAAAGAGACTTTTAAGAGCTGCTTTCTTTTCTATTTCTAACGAGCTAAAAGATGGCACTTACATTATGGTCGCAAAAAATGGAATTACAGAAATTTCATTTGACAAAATTTGTAAAAATTTGAGCTGGTCTATAAAAAAAATGGGATGTCTAAAATGAAAAAATTTGCGATTAAATTTATCGCTTTTTATCAAAAATATATTTCCATACTTCTGCCAAAAAGCTGTCGCTACTATCCGACTTGCTCACAATACGCCATTTGGGAATTTCAAACAAACAGCTTTTTCTCTGCTTTTTTTGCAACATTCATGCGAATTTTAAGATGCAATCAACTTTTTAAAGGCGGTATCAACTACCCAATCATCCGCAAAAAATTTAACTCATGTTTTATATTTCAAAAAAGCGATGCCAAAAATGTAAATTTCTGGTTTATCCCTTGCCAAAATAGTAAATTTTATGTCGTAAAAGTATTAGATAAATTAAAGGAAAAAAATTAAATGGAACAGATGTCTATGCAAAAAAGGTTGCTTCTTGCAGCACTTTTGTCAATCGTATTTTTCATAGTATATGACTTTTTTATGCCAAAAAGAGCTCCACTAGAGCAAAACCAAACAACAATCTCTCAAACAATGGATCAAAGCAAAGCCCCAGCCTCTACTAACGATACTCCAAAATCAAATGAAAATTTAGCTTCAAACGAGATAATCGCTACCATCAAAGGTCAAAGCTATGAAGCAAAGATAGATAAGTTAGGCAGGATTGCGAAGTTTTATCTCACCGAAGATAAGTATAAAACAGAAGATGGCAACAAAATCGAGCTTGTTTCACAAAATCCACTGCCGCTTGAGCTTAGATTTAATGATAGCACTTTAAATACTGATGCTTTTAAGGTTGCATATAGCAGTGACGCTAGCGAGGTAGATGCTAGCAGCGAGCCTAAAACTATAAAACTCACTCAAAATTTAAGCGGCGTTACAGTCACAAAAAATATCAAATTTTATCCAAATGGTCATTACGAGGTTGAAGTAAATTTAAGTAAAAGTGTTGATTATTTCATCACTCCTGGCTTTAGACCAAATATCGCGATAGATAGCTACACGGTTCATGGTGTCATGCTTAGAAATACAGACGATAGCCTAAATATCATAGAAGATGGCGATGCAAAAGAGGTTAAAAAGTATGCAAACACAACTATAGCGGCTGCATCTGATAGATACTACACAGCGCTATTTTACTCATTTAATAAGCCATTTGAAGCTGTTGTTGATAAAGATGCAAATAACAATCCTATCGTCTTTGTAAAGGCAAACGATAGTCTAAAACTAGGCGCTTACATCGGACCAAAAGAGCATAAAATTTTAAGCTCGATGGATGAAAGACTAAACGACGTTATTGAGTATGGTTGGTTTACATTTATAGCAAAGCCGATGTTTGCATTCTTAAATTTCTTACATAACTACATCGGCAACTGGGGTTGGGCGATAGTTGTGCTAACGCTTGTTATAAGGATAGTTTTGTTCCCGCTTACATATAAGGGTATGCTATCGATGAATAAGCTAAAAGAGCTTGCTCCAAAGGTAAAAGAGATCCAAACAAAATATAAAGATGATAAGCAAAAGATGCAAGTTCATATGATGGAGCTATACAAAAAACATGGTGCAAACCCGATGGGTGGCTGCTTGCCGATCTTGCTTCAAATTCCGGTATTTTTTGCGATCTACCGCGTTTTACTAAATGCGATCGAGCTAAAAGGTGCTCCTTGGATACTTTGGATACACGATCTTTCAGTGATGGATCCATACTTTGTGCTACCTATCTTGATGGGTCTAACGATGTTTTTACAACAAAAACTTACACCAACAACATTTACTGATCCTATGCAAGAAAAGGTTATGAAATTCTTGCCGTTAATTTTTACATTTTTCTTTGTGACATTCCCAGCAGGTCTTACGCTTTACTGGTTTGTAAATAACGTTTGTTCAGTCGTTCAACAAGTCTTTGTAAATAAACTTTTTGAAAAACATAAAAAAGCTGCGGAGGTAAAAGCTCAATGAAAATAGAAGCAAATACCCTCCAAGAGGCATTTCAAAAGGCGGCCGAGCAGCTTAACTGTTCAGTCACTGAGCTTGATATAAAGGTCTTGCAACACCCAAGTGGCGGAATTTTTGGATTTTTTAAAAAGACAGCGATCATTGAGGCAAATTTAGAAAATCAGCCAAAACCACAGCATAAACCAAAGAATGATAGAAATTTTGCTAAAAAAAGTGATGAAAACGAGCCTGCAAAAGAAGAGAAAAAACAGGGCAAAAAACACGATCATAATGATAAAAAGCGAAATCCTAAAAAGCATAAAGATGAGAAAAATGAGGCTAAGTCTGAGCAAAAAGAGCATAAAAATGAAAAGCCAAATTTAAGCGAGAAAAACTCAGCTCTTGCTAAAGATGCCTTTGCTGAAAAGGGCGAAAAAGAGGCTGAAGAGCCAGGATATGTCATAAAAAGACTTGATGAGCCAAAAGAGCAAAAAGAGACTAAAGTGGCAAAAGAGCCACAAACTAGCAAAAGTGCTCCTAAAAATATCCTAGATACTTCAATTATCGAAAATTTCAACCATACAGATGAAGAGAGCGCGCCTCAAGCTTTACCAAAAGAGAAAAAAGAGAAGGTTGTAATCGACTTTGATAAAATTTTGCCTGAGATAAAAGAGGGCATGACGCGTCTTTTTAAAGCAAGCTGCTTTGAGATAGACAAGGTAGAAGTTAGTAAATTTAACGATGAGACCGTGCTTATCGAGCTAGACGGTGCTGACGCGGCGCTACTTATCGGCAAAGAGGGTTATAGATATAAAGCGATCTCTTATATGCTCTATAACTGGCTAAATTCAAAATACAACCTCGCTATCCGCCTTGAGATCGCGCAATTTTTGCAAAATCAAGAAGCGATGATGGATCAATATCTAAATGGTGTGATCGAGCGTGTGCAAAATAGCGGTAGAGCTCAAACAAAGCCACTTGATGGAGTTTTGGTTAAGATCGCGCTTGAGAAGCTTAGAGAGAAATTCCCAGATAAATATGTCGGCATAAAAAGTGGCAATGACGGCAAATTTGTCGTCGTAAATGACTTTTTTAAAAAATGAGTGAAACTATCGCAGCCCTTGCCACAGCTTATGGCATCGGCTCAGTTTCTATCGTAAGGCTTAGTGGCAAGGACGCCCTGACCACTTCTTTAAAACTACTTAAACTTTCAAATTTAGAGCCAAGATACGCAAAACTAGCCAAAATTTACTCCCTTGATGATGAAATTTTAGACGAGGGCATCGTTATATATTTTAAAGCCCCAGCAAGCTTTACTGGTGAGGATATCGTCGAGTTTCAAACCCATGGCGGCGTGATGGTGAGTGAGAGAATTTTAAATGAGCTAATAAGAGCTGGCGCTAGGCTTGCAATGCCTGGCGAGTTTAGCAAGCGAGCATTTTTAAATGGCAAGATGGATCTAGCAAAGGCTGAGGCGATGCAAGGGCTCATCACTTCAAAAAGTGAGATCGCTGCTAAAATTTTAACGCGCCAAATGCAAGGCGATCTTAGCAAATTTGTAGGCGAGATCAGGGGCGAAGTGGTCAAAACTCTTGCTTTTGTTGAGACGATGATTGACTACGCTGATGATGATCTGCCTGCAAATTTGCTAGAGCAGACAAAAGATATGCTTTTAAAAAATAGCGAGAAATTAGAGCGCATAGTCACTCTTAGCGAGCAAAGAATGGGGCTGATAGATGGCTTTAAAATCGCTATCGTTGGCAAGCCAAATGTTGGCAAAAGCTCTATCTTAAACTCATTTTTGGCATACGAAAGAGCGATCGTTAGCGACGAAGCGGGCACAACTAGAGATAGGATAGAAGAAAATTTTAAGATAGGCTCGCATCTAGTTCGCATAATAGACACCGCAGGCATCAGAAAAGATGCTGGAAAGATCGAGCAAATCGGCATAAACTACTCAATCTCTGCCATAAACGAGGCCGACATCATCCTAGCTGTCTTTGATGGCTCATCTTTAAGCGACGAGCAAGATAAAGAGATAATAAAGCTCGTTTCTAACTCAAACAAAAAAGCCTTTTTTATCCTAAACAAAAGCGATCTTGAGTTTAAATTTGACATAGAGCTAGAGGGCGCTATCAAAATTTCTGCAAAAACTGATA is a window of Campylobacter concisus DNA encoding:
- a CDS encoding sodium-dependent transporter gives rise to the protein MDRKSWSSRLTYILAVAGATVGFGATWRFPYLVGQNGGGAYVLVFCIAMIVIGIPMILVENAIGRRLKCNAVDAFGGTINGKKISKKWQIVGWMGLVGAFGIMAYYMVIGGWVLNYIAQISFGLLDLSHIVSFEQTSAFYEQNIVSNPLAISFATLVFVLVNYAILVQGAVGGIERSAKYLMPLLFILMLVMIAKNITLGGAMEGVKFYLTPDFSKINLKLFVEVLGQVFFALSLGFGVMITLSSFVKKDEGLVKISIITGILNTVIAVLAGFMIFPSLFSYGVSPDSGPSLVFKSLPIVFSHMPFGGFFAVAFFALLMIAALTTSLPIYEVIITTLQEKFKIKRKKAIFLVLSVIFVLGNLPSLMATNLLSHVSIFGKNIFDAYDAISATIFFVLTSLGCAIFVGWVLKDEAKKEILQGSEKYAKLINIWFFYIKFIVPFVILVLFISSFYDNFLK
- a CDS encoding M48 family metallopeptidase, which gives rise to MFYTLLSIYIFYVIFKLFLANLQIGFVRAEAKKEPVVLEESEYKNAADAAVTNLKFEIFSLIYHAVIFFVWISFGLKMLSNACIKEGTTFENIIFVMSFLLISSLLDLPLNIYESFVKDKKLGFSNMSAKIFLVDTIKSLALMLIFGSAFVWLVLLCINFLGDFWWFWAFLLSFGIALIINLIYPTLIAPIFNKMSPLEDGELKGKIEGLLTKCGFKSSGVFTIDASKRDNRLNAYFGGLGATKRVVLFDTLIKKLSTAEIVAVLGHELGHFKHKDILKMIALSAIMLFCLFFIFGNVGASAYEAIGLGQNGASIIIFLVLFSPIFSFLFSPIISHFSRKNEFGADRFSKEISNKTDMINALTKLGSENKAFPKSHWLYSFVYHSHPSLFERINELENES
- the prmC gene encoding peptide chain release factor N(5)-glutamine methyltransferase; this encodes MRVEEALREANLRLKPLCENPSRVTKILLMSYLDVTVEWIFLNQKSEFDESGYFALVKRFESYEPLEYITGKAGFYGLEFEVESGVLIPRPETEILVDKVLEIASNYKAPKIAEIGTGSGIISVMLALKTNAKIVATDINEKALKLAKKNALKFNVSDKIDFVKCSYIDEISGDIDILVSNPPYIARDYKLDKFVINEPHEALFGGEVGDEILKNIILIARNRSIKNIACEMGYDQRASMEMALKFNGFKSTFYKDLAGFDRGFCARLKL
- a CDS encoding DUF4149 domain-containing protein — translated: MRSIYFLLLAAVIGTELTLGILVAPVIFFPQSIIGEGVLTHFMSGQMMTKIFLKFNYVLLFVSAFVAVSELFDLRKKLAFSLKFSTFMLSFLNLALALSFVFIFTPFIVQAQDLGTEATQTAEFAKMHSTSEYVMKVMLVLQLILFFVKFKISQDERQA
- a CDS encoding threonine/serine exporter family protein, whose translation is MNAKPDIQILTNFLAEYTTAMVSAGTYTARVEKCVDRIAKHYGYDVSVTIFVKYFTISVMDSQDNSLRRTYVRKIPLGQVSFNRISELSSLSWQILDEGLSLDEAKESFDSVMSVSANKFASSLILISLANAAFCRLFGGDAGSVVCIFFATLVGYTLKFALAKMGVNLKIQYVLTSFVVSFIAYLGVSYGLTHTSDVAIGSSVLFMMPGVFLINSVFDILNDNTLVGISRAISTGILILCMAVGVYITLTLSSAEILNV
- a CDS encoding threonine/serine exporter family protein; this translates as MFELLSETLVDAGFAAVAGLGFAYASSPPKRTLIFCALLAAFAHASRFWIMQMGFFNISVATLIVSFMSGILGMLFAKRLKVPAEIIAFPALLPMVPGVFAYKGILALFSFLNETSIAKKNEYLIIFFDNAITTTTVSLALGVGVSVVLILFYDQSLTITRGAKGKPSKSK
- a CDS encoding YbgC/FadM family acyl-CoA thioesterase, giving the protein MKIRIYYEDTDAGGIVYHTNYIKYCERARSEAFFEAGLNFTKEGGYFVVSALEAKFLASAVLGDEVVVRTKLIELKKASLVLEQEIYKFDEKDAEKVLFKATITLAFMKEGRLAKIDESMKTFINEVKF